One Panicum virgatum strain AP13 chromosome 9K, P.virgatum_v5, whole genome shotgun sequence genomic region harbors:
- the LOC120651171 gene encoding uncharacterized protein LOC120651171 isoform X2, with translation MEKKSFSSNLKLGKFRTLLKNLTKDQKDLVKFCGFGSILDFDCSEAPRSVSFWLAKNFDVPTRTVNLQNGSSFILNPFTVHQILGTPLGGRRVPTRASKAVKDIIGSDTGTAMVAPTVDQLFSLLNRELVGDKFVRIFMLIALAIFLCPTSYGSASSHYYSGIASVEDIPKYDWSSFVLDWLATSIQKFQESAAKGNAIGKDRTSSLGGCLFVLAVTYFEYIRTSEILLRDDIPRLKIWDDYMIQEFLALDGNSGDGRAFGLLELKDTRESPFLAASISSASFSRLPAQVEDFILRLSPDDAHHKVFFLALQSFFLYFCTPTSNILVYKPSQQVRKDLSDMCRSFYKDLMGSALAAIQPVIIKQMCKMAQVMFDELTMNSARGISADTNTSTQGQTTVSMKCARIQNQSGVKARSPHTTLDTNRAQHADVEKSPNGRSVLNASNVNTRSPSTIQCAQHFRYNDPQSSSRLNVHGAANETCDHEQTIHNEGNILHQGSQNVNPDSNPIFSRDDRDDFISKGDSTPEKDLTAPGNKSDTPNDLVGMTPNIASNPQVDHPGSCEVQFSPSLNCQMEGDLNNNSKGTPVCDVEPDSRLYTDRVVPDSFERSCNVVRKTATQLLSIANDRGDKTSANNGPKKNRRLGMQFHNDTAPKLVLASTISDIEISSEDNSPTKVSTGKKCVPVSSPVVSDRNLSSNSEEDEEDSVQIILSDKFTRRRAIKLPRSLASPSVCLDIPRQKITVSKFESDLYYMSTKRIGKKVKSKTIACISRFHVDHRTFWDSMRSRCRVGTFTMNVFYEACNSDYRDNPNMKPSKCFLTSDAIDILKSKKSTVCEAVEILSPEITRFSMRDFNMVMIPVCHSGHWWLIVANLRDHRFDILNSCEMNSTSCIITSLIVSIFFFLFCLFSFNIFCAFFLFMPIDSLGALTRGFFFHFLFCCFNTMKCDKFRKAYDTMFKNSDIINKNTFPVRVQQAPQQTTTHDCGIFVMKFLQTWDDRKLQNISQLINGCTIYFSSLLSSTIYILCRRQ, from the exons ATGGAGAAGAag AGTTTTAGCAGTAATCTGAAGCTTGGTAAGTTCAGAACTTTGCTGAAGAATTTAACCAAGGACCAAAAAGATCTTGTCAAGTTCTGTGGGTTTGGAAgcatccttgattttgattgctCTGAAGCTCCAAGATCTGTATCGTTTTGGCTAGCAAAGAATTTTGATGTGCCAACGAGGACAGTTAACTTGCAAAATGGTTCAAGCTTCATTTTGAATCCTTTCACAGTACATCAAATCCTCGGCACCCCCCTTGGTGGTCGAAGGGTCCCTACCAGAGCCAGCAAGGCAGTTAAGGACATCATAGGGAGCGACACTGGGACCGCCATGGTTGCACCGACAGTTGATCAGTTGTTCAGTTTGCTAAACAGGGAGCTAGTGGGAGACAAATTTGTTCGTATCTTTATGCTGATTGCACTTGCCATCTTCCTATGCCCCACTAGCTATGGAAGTGCAAGTTCCCATTATTATTCAGGGATTGCATCTGTGGAGGACATACCAAAATATGACTGGTCTTCATTTGTGCTTGATTGGTTGGCCACAAGCATTCAAAAATTCCAAGAATCAGCAGCCAAGGGGAATGCAATTGGCAAGGACAGGACCTCATCACTTGGTGGCTGCCTCTTTGTTCTTGCG GTCACGTATTTTGAGTACATTAGGACATCAGAGATTTTGTTACGTGATGATATCCCTCGGCTCAAAATATGGGATGACTACATGATTCAAGAATTCCTTGCACTGGATGGTAACAGTGGTGATGGACGAGCTTTTGGCTTGCTTGAG CTGAAGGACACCAGGGAGTCCCCATTCCTTGCTGCATCAATTTCTTCTGCTAGTTTCTCAAGGCTCCCAGCCCAAGTTGAAGACTTCATACTGCGTCTCTCCCCAGATGATGCCCATCACAAAGTATTTTTTTTAGCACTACAATctttttttctctatttttgtaCGCCCACCTCTAATATTTTGGTGTACAAACCTTCTCAACAGGTTAGAAAAGACTTATCCGACATGTGCAGAAGTTTCTACAAGGATCTGATGGGGTCAGCCCTTGCTGCAATCCAACCTGTTATCATAAAGCAAATGTGCAAGATGGCACAAGTTATGTTCGACGAGCTGACGATGAACAGTGCAAGAGGGATATCGGCTGATACCAACACATCTACACAAGGGCAAACAACAGTTTCAATGAAATGTGCGAGAATTCAGAATCAAAGTGGAGTAAAAGCAAGGTCTCCTCATACAACTTTGGATACAAACAGAGCTCAACATGCTGATGTAGAGAAGTCTCCAAATGGCAGGAGTGTACTTAATGCTAGTAATGTGAATACCAGATCCCCATCAACAATCCAATGTGCTCAACACTTCAGATACAATGATCCTCAGTCCAGCAGTAGGCTGAATGTTCATGGTGCTGCTAATGAGACTTGCGATCATGAGCAGACTATTCACAACGAGGGAAACATCCTACATCAAGGCTCGCAAAACGTAAATCCAGATTCTAATCCCATTTTCAGCAGAGATGACAGAG ATGACTTCATTTCCAAGGGGGATTCTACTCCAGAAAAGGACCTCACAGCTCCTGGCAATAAAAGTGATACTCCAAATGATCTGGTTGGGATGACACCTAACATTGCCTCTAATCCTCAG GTTGATCACCCTGGCAGCTGTGAGGTTCAATTCTCACCCTCACTCAATTGTCAAATGGAAGGTGATCTGAATAACAACTCAAAAG GCACACCTGTTTGTGATGTTGAACCTGATAGTAGGCTATACACAGACCGGGTTGTACCTGATTCATTTGAGCGTTCTTGCAATGTGGTTAGGAAGACCGCAACACAACTGCTGTCTATTGCAAATGACAGGGGAGACAAGACATCAGCCAATAATGGCCCTAAGAAGAATCGCAGATTAGGCATGCAATTCCACAATGACACGGCACCAAAGCTTGTGCTAGCGTCAACCATCTCTGATATTGAGATATCCTCAGAAGATAATAGTCCAACAAAGGTCTCAACTGGCAAGAAATGCGTGCCTGTATCCAGTCCAGTGGTATCTGACAGAAACCTTAGTAGCAActcagaagaagatgaagaagataGTGTACAAATAATTCTATCTGACAAGTTCACAAGGAGACGTGCCATCAAGTTGCCAAGATCACTAGCATCACCTAGTGTTTGTTTGGATATTCCACGGCAGAAGATCACAGTGTCCAAATTTGAGAGTGACCTTTACTACATGTCAACTAAACGCATTGGAAAAAAAGTCAAAAG CAAAACCATTGCCTGTATTAGTCGTTTTCATGTTGATCATCGTACATTTTGGGATTCAATGCGATCGAGGTGTCGAGTGGGCACATTCACAATGAATGTGTTCTATGAAGCATGCAATTCAGATTATAGAGACAACCCAAACATGAAGCCCTCCAAGTGTTTCCTAACGTCAGATGCCATT GACATCCTGAAATCAAAGAAGTCTACTGTGTGTGAAGCAGTTGAAATACTATCGCCTGAAATCACCAGGTTTTCTATGCGCGACTTCAACATG GTGATGATCCCTGTATGTCACAGCGGACATTGGTGGCTGATTGTTGCAAATCTTAGAGACCACCGCTTTGACATACTAAACTCATGTGAAATGAATTCAACTTCTTGCATAATCACATCACTAATAGTAagcatcttttttttccttttttgtcttttttcttttaacattttttgtgcatttttcctATTCATGCCAATAGATTCACTAGGAGCACTCACgcggggttttttttttcactttctTTTTTGCTGTTTCAACACCATGAAGTGTGATAAGTTTAGGAAAGCATATGATACAATGTTCAAGAATTCTGACATTATCAATAAAAATACATTCCCTGTACGTGTACAACAAGCACCTCAGCAAACAACAAC GCATGACTGCGGCATCTTTGTGATGAAGTTCCTTCAAACATGGGATGACAGGAAGTTACAAAACATCTCACAG CTCATCAATGGATGCACCATCTACTTCAGCAGCCTGCTCTCCTCAACCATTTACATCCTCTGCAGACGCCAATGA
- the LOC120651171 gene encoding uncharacterized protein LOC120651171 isoform X1, which yields MEKKSFSSNLKLGKFRTLLKNLTKDQKDLVKFCGFGSILDFDCSEAPRSVSFWLAKNFDVPTRTVNLQNGSSFILNPFTVHQILGTPLGGRRVPTRASKAVKDIIGSDTGTAMVAPTVDQLFSLLNRELVGDKFVRIFMLIALAIFLCPTSYGSASSHYYSGIASVEDIPKYDWSSFVLDWLATSIQKFQESAAKGNAIGKDRTSSLGGCLFVLAVTYFEYIRTSEILLRDDIPRLKIWDDYMIQEFLALDGNSGDGRAFGLLELKDTRESPFLAASISSASFSRLPAQVEDFILRLSPDDAHHKVFFLALQSFFLYFCTPTSNILVYKPSQQVRKDLSDMCRSFYKDLMGSALAAIQPVIIKQMCKMAQVMFDELTMNSARGISADTNTSTQGQTTVSMKCARIQNQSGVKARSPHTTLDTNRAQHADVEKSPNGRSVLNASNVNTRSPSTIQCAQHFRYNDPQSSSRLNVHGAANETCDHEQTIHNEGNILHQGSQNVNPDSNPIFSRDDRDDFISKGDSTPEKDLTAPGNKSDTPNDLVGMTPNIASNPQVDHPGSCEVQFSPSLNCQMEGDLNNNSKGTPVCDVEPDSRLYTDRVVPDSFERSCNVVRKTATQLLSIANDRGDKTSANNGPKKNRRLGMQFHNDTAPKLVLASTISDIEISSEDNSPTKVSTGKKCVPVSSPVVSDRNLSSNSEEDEEDSVQIILSDKFTRRRAIKLPRSLASPSVCLDIPRQKITVSKFESDLYYMSTKRIGKKVKSKTIACISRFHVDHRTFWDSMRSRCRVGTFTMNVFYEACNSDYRDNPNMKPSKCFLTSDAIDILKSKKSTVCEAVEILSPEITRFSMRDFNMVMIPVCHSGHWWLIVANLRDHRFDILNSCEMNSTSCIITSLIVSIFFFLFCLFSFNIFCAFFLFMPIDSLGALTRGFFFHFLFCCFNTMKCDKFRKAYDTMFKNSDIINKNTFPVRVQQAPQQTTTHDCGIFVMKFLQTWDDRKLQNISQNDIPMHRQKIVAYILTHKFNCQTINSVSKFIEANRD from the exons ATGGAGAAGAag AGTTTTAGCAGTAATCTGAAGCTTGGTAAGTTCAGAACTTTGCTGAAGAATTTAACCAAGGACCAAAAAGATCTTGTCAAGTTCTGTGGGTTTGGAAgcatccttgattttgattgctCTGAAGCTCCAAGATCTGTATCGTTTTGGCTAGCAAAGAATTTTGATGTGCCAACGAGGACAGTTAACTTGCAAAATGGTTCAAGCTTCATTTTGAATCCTTTCACAGTACATCAAATCCTCGGCACCCCCCTTGGTGGTCGAAGGGTCCCTACCAGAGCCAGCAAGGCAGTTAAGGACATCATAGGGAGCGACACTGGGACCGCCATGGTTGCACCGACAGTTGATCAGTTGTTCAGTTTGCTAAACAGGGAGCTAGTGGGAGACAAATTTGTTCGTATCTTTATGCTGATTGCACTTGCCATCTTCCTATGCCCCACTAGCTATGGAAGTGCAAGTTCCCATTATTATTCAGGGATTGCATCTGTGGAGGACATACCAAAATATGACTGGTCTTCATTTGTGCTTGATTGGTTGGCCACAAGCATTCAAAAATTCCAAGAATCAGCAGCCAAGGGGAATGCAATTGGCAAGGACAGGACCTCATCACTTGGTGGCTGCCTCTTTGTTCTTGCG GTCACGTATTTTGAGTACATTAGGACATCAGAGATTTTGTTACGTGATGATATCCCTCGGCTCAAAATATGGGATGACTACATGATTCAAGAATTCCTTGCACTGGATGGTAACAGTGGTGATGGACGAGCTTTTGGCTTGCTTGAG CTGAAGGACACCAGGGAGTCCCCATTCCTTGCTGCATCAATTTCTTCTGCTAGTTTCTCAAGGCTCCCAGCCCAAGTTGAAGACTTCATACTGCGTCTCTCCCCAGATGATGCCCATCACAAAGTATTTTTTTTAGCACTACAATctttttttctctatttttgtaCGCCCACCTCTAATATTTTGGTGTACAAACCTTCTCAACAGGTTAGAAAAGACTTATCCGACATGTGCAGAAGTTTCTACAAGGATCTGATGGGGTCAGCCCTTGCTGCAATCCAACCTGTTATCATAAAGCAAATGTGCAAGATGGCACAAGTTATGTTCGACGAGCTGACGATGAACAGTGCAAGAGGGATATCGGCTGATACCAACACATCTACACAAGGGCAAACAACAGTTTCAATGAAATGTGCGAGAATTCAGAATCAAAGTGGAGTAAAAGCAAGGTCTCCTCATACAACTTTGGATACAAACAGAGCTCAACATGCTGATGTAGAGAAGTCTCCAAATGGCAGGAGTGTACTTAATGCTAGTAATGTGAATACCAGATCCCCATCAACAATCCAATGTGCTCAACACTTCAGATACAATGATCCTCAGTCCAGCAGTAGGCTGAATGTTCATGGTGCTGCTAATGAGACTTGCGATCATGAGCAGACTATTCACAACGAGGGAAACATCCTACATCAAGGCTCGCAAAACGTAAATCCAGATTCTAATCCCATTTTCAGCAGAGATGACAGAG ATGACTTCATTTCCAAGGGGGATTCTACTCCAGAAAAGGACCTCACAGCTCCTGGCAATAAAAGTGATACTCCAAATGATCTGGTTGGGATGACACCTAACATTGCCTCTAATCCTCAG GTTGATCACCCTGGCAGCTGTGAGGTTCAATTCTCACCCTCACTCAATTGTCAAATGGAAGGTGATCTGAATAACAACTCAAAAG GCACACCTGTTTGTGATGTTGAACCTGATAGTAGGCTATACACAGACCGGGTTGTACCTGATTCATTTGAGCGTTCTTGCAATGTGGTTAGGAAGACCGCAACACAACTGCTGTCTATTGCAAATGACAGGGGAGACAAGACATCAGCCAATAATGGCCCTAAGAAGAATCGCAGATTAGGCATGCAATTCCACAATGACACGGCACCAAAGCTTGTGCTAGCGTCAACCATCTCTGATATTGAGATATCCTCAGAAGATAATAGTCCAACAAAGGTCTCAACTGGCAAGAAATGCGTGCCTGTATCCAGTCCAGTGGTATCTGACAGAAACCTTAGTAGCAActcagaagaagatgaagaagataGTGTACAAATAATTCTATCTGACAAGTTCACAAGGAGACGTGCCATCAAGTTGCCAAGATCACTAGCATCACCTAGTGTTTGTTTGGATATTCCACGGCAGAAGATCACAGTGTCCAAATTTGAGAGTGACCTTTACTACATGTCAACTAAACGCATTGGAAAAAAAGTCAAAAG CAAAACCATTGCCTGTATTAGTCGTTTTCATGTTGATCATCGTACATTTTGGGATTCAATGCGATCGAGGTGTCGAGTGGGCACATTCACAATGAATGTGTTCTATGAAGCATGCAATTCAGATTATAGAGACAACCCAAACATGAAGCCCTCCAAGTGTTTCCTAACGTCAGATGCCATT GACATCCTGAAATCAAAGAAGTCTACTGTGTGTGAAGCAGTTGAAATACTATCGCCTGAAATCACCAGGTTTTCTATGCGCGACTTCAACATG GTGATGATCCCTGTATGTCACAGCGGACATTGGTGGCTGATTGTTGCAAATCTTAGAGACCACCGCTTTGACATACTAAACTCATGTGAAATGAATTCAACTTCTTGCATAATCACATCACTAATAGTAagcatcttttttttccttttttgtcttttttcttttaacattttttgtgcatttttcctATTCATGCCAATAGATTCACTAGGAGCACTCACgcggggttttttttttcactttctTTTTTGCTGTTTCAACACCATGAAGTGTGATAAGTTTAGGAAAGCATATGATACAATGTTCAAGAATTCTGACATTATCAATAAAAATACATTCCCTGTACGTGTACAACAAGCACCTCAGCAAACAACAAC GCATGACTGCGGCATCTTTGTGATGAAGTTCCTTCAAACATGGGATGACAGGAAGTTACAAAACATCTCACAG AATGACATCCCCATGCACCGGCAGAAGATAGTAGCATATATCCTAACACATAAATTCAACTGCCAGACCATCAACAGTGTAAGCAAGTTCATTGAGGCTAATAGGGATTAA
- the LOC120651171 gene encoding uncharacterized protein LOC120651171 isoform X4, with amino-acid sequence MEKKSFSSNLKLGKFRTLLKNLTKDQKDLVKFCGFGSILDFDCSEAPRSVSFWLAKNFDVPTRTVNLQNGSSFILNPFTVHQILGTPLGGRRVPTRASKAVKDIIGSDTGTAMVAPTVDQLFSLLNRELVGDKFVRIFMLIALAIFLCPTSYGSASSHYYSGIASVEDIPKYDWSSFVLDWLATSIQKFQESAAKGNAIGKDRTSSLGGCLFVLAVTYFEYIRTSEILLRDDIPRLKIWDDYMIQEFLALDGNSGDGRAFGLLELKDTRESPFLAASISSASFSRLPAQVEDFILRLSPDDAHHKVRKDLSDMCRSFYKDLMGSALAAIQPVIIKQMCKMAQVMFDELTMNSARGISADTNTSTQGQTTVSMKCARIQNQSGVKARSPHTTLDTNRAQHADVEKSPNGRSVLNASNVNTRSPSTIQCAQHFRYNDPQSSSRLNVHGAANETCDHEQTIHNEGNILHQGSQNVNPDSNPIFSRDDRDDFISKGDSTPEKDLTAPGNKSDTPNDLVGMTPNIASNPQVDHPGSCEVQFSPSLNCQMEGDLNNNSKGTPVCDVEPDSRLYTDRVVPDSFERSCNVVRKTATQLLSIANDRGDKTSANNGPKKNRRLGMQFHNDTAPKLVLASTISDIEISSEDNSPTKVSTGKKCVPVSSPVVSDRNLSSNSEEDEEDSVQIILSDKFTRRRAIKLPRSLASPSVCLDIPRQKITVSKFESDLYYMSTKRIGKKVKSKTIACISRFHVDHRTFWDSMRSRCRVGTFTMNVFYEACNSDYRDNPNMKPSKCFLTSDAIDILKSKKSTVCEAVEILSPEITRFSMRDFNMVMIPVCHSGHWWLIVANLRDHRFDILNSCEMNSTSCIITSLIVSIFFFLFCLFSFNIFCAFFLFMPIDSLGALTRGFFFHFLFCCFNTMKCDKFRKAYDTMFKNSDIINKNTFPVRVQQAPQQTTTHDCGIFVMKFLQTWDDRKLQNISQNDIPMHRQKIVAYILTHKFNCQTINSVSKFIEANRD; translated from the exons ATGGAGAAGAag AGTTTTAGCAGTAATCTGAAGCTTGGTAAGTTCAGAACTTTGCTGAAGAATTTAACCAAGGACCAAAAAGATCTTGTCAAGTTCTGTGGGTTTGGAAgcatccttgattttgattgctCTGAAGCTCCAAGATCTGTATCGTTTTGGCTAGCAAAGAATTTTGATGTGCCAACGAGGACAGTTAACTTGCAAAATGGTTCAAGCTTCATTTTGAATCCTTTCACAGTACATCAAATCCTCGGCACCCCCCTTGGTGGTCGAAGGGTCCCTACCAGAGCCAGCAAGGCAGTTAAGGACATCATAGGGAGCGACACTGGGACCGCCATGGTTGCACCGACAGTTGATCAGTTGTTCAGTTTGCTAAACAGGGAGCTAGTGGGAGACAAATTTGTTCGTATCTTTATGCTGATTGCACTTGCCATCTTCCTATGCCCCACTAGCTATGGAAGTGCAAGTTCCCATTATTATTCAGGGATTGCATCTGTGGAGGACATACCAAAATATGACTGGTCTTCATTTGTGCTTGATTGGTTGGCCACAAGCATTCAAAAATTCCAAGAATCAGCAGCCAAGGGGAATGCAATTGGCAAGGACAGGACCTCATCACTTGGTGGCTGCCTCTTTGTTCTTGCG GTCACGTATTTTGAGTACATTAGGACATCAGAGATTTTGTTACGTGATGATATCCCTCGGCTCAAAATATGGGATGACTACATGATTCAAGAATTCCTTGCACTGGATGGTAACAGTGGTGATGGACGAGCTTTTGGCTTGCTTGAG CTGAAGGACACCAGGGAGTCCCCATTCCTTGCTGCATCAATTTCTTCTGCTAGTTTCTCAAGGCTCCCAGCCCAAGTTGAAGACTTCATACTGCGTCTCTCCCCAGATGATGCCCATCACAAA GTTAGAAAAGACTTATCCGACATGTGCAGAAGTTTCTACAAGGATCTGATGGGGTCAGCCCTTGCTGCAATCCAACCTGTTATCATAAAGCAAATGTGCAAGATGGCACAAGTTATGTTCGACGAGCTGACGATGAACAGTGCAAGAGGGATATCGGCTGATACCAACACATCTACACAAGGGCAAACAACAGTTTCAATGAAATGTGCGAGAATTCAGAATCAAAGTGGAGTAAAAGCAAGGTCTCCTCATACAACTTTGGATACAAACAGAGCTCAACATGCTGATGTAGAGAAGTCTCCAAATGGCAGGAGTGTACTTAATGCTAGTAATGTGAATACCAGATCCCCATCAACAATCCAATGTGCTCAACACTTCAGATACAATGATCCTCAGTCCAGCAGTAGGCTGAATGTTCATGGTGCTGCTAATGAGACTTGCGATCATGAGCAGACTATTCACAACGAGGGAAACATCCTACATCAAGGCTCGCAAAACGTAAATCCAGATTCTAATCCCATTTTCAGCAGAGATGACAGAG ATGACTTCATTTCCAAGGGGGATTCTACTCCAGAAAAGGACCTCACAGCTCCTGGCAATAAAAGTGATACTCCAAATGATCTGGTTGGGATGACACCTAACATTGCCTCTAATCCTCAG GTTGATCACCCTGGCAGCTGTGAGGTTCAATTCTCACCCTCACTCAATTGTCAAATGGAAGGTGATCTGAATAACAACTCAAAAG GCACACCTGTTTGTGATGTTGAACCTGATAGTAGGCTATACACAGACCGGGTTGTACCTGATTCATTTGAGCGTTCTTGCAATGTGGTTAGGAAGACCGCAACACAACTGCTGTCTATTGCAAATGACAGGGGAGACAAGACATCAGCCAATAATGGCCCTAAGAAGAATCGCAGATTAGGCATGCAATTCCACAATGACACGGCACCAAAGCTTGTGCTAGCGTCAACCATCTCTGATATTGAGATATCCTCAGAAGATAATAGTCCAACAAAGGTCTCAACTGGCAAGAAATGCGTGCCTGTATCCAGTCCAGTGGTATCTGACAGAAACCTTAGTAGCAActcagaagaagatgaagaagataGTGTACAAATAATTCTATCTGACAAGTTCACAAGGAGACGTGCCATCAAGTTGCCAAGATCACTAGCATCACCTAGTGTTTGTTTGGATATTCCACGGCAGAAGATCACAGTGTCCAAATTTGAGAGTGACCTTTACTACATGTCAACTAAACGCATTGGAAAAAAAGTCAAAAG CAAAACCATTGCCTGTATTAGTCGTTTTCATGTTGATCATCGTACATTTTGGGATTCAATGCGATCGAGGTGTCGAGTGGGCACATTCACAATGAATGTGTTCTATGAAGCATGCAATTCAGATTATAGAGACAACCCAAACATGAAGCCCTCCAAGTGTTTCCTAACGTCAGATGCCATT GACATCCTGAAATCAAAGAAGTCTACTGTGTGTGAAGCAGTTGAAATACTATCGCCTGAAATCACCAGGTTTTCTATGCGCGACTTCAACATG GTGATGATCCCTGTATGTCACAGCGGACATTGGTGGCTGATTGTTGCAAATCTTAGAGACCACCGCTTTGACATACTAAACTCATGTGAAATGAATTCAACTTCTTGCATAATCACATCACTAATAGTAagcatcttttttttccttttttgtcttttttcttttaacattttttgtgcatttttcctATTCATGCCAATAGATTCACTAGGAGCACTCACgcggggttttttttttcactttctTTTTTGCTGTTTCAACACCATGAAGTGTGATAAGTTTAGGAAAGCATATGATACAATGTTCAAGAATTCTGACATTATCAATAAAAATACATTCCCTGTACGTGTACAACAAGCACCTCAGCAAACAACAAC GCATGACTGCGGCATCTTTGTGATGAAGTTCCTTCAAACATGGGATGACAGGAAGTTACAAAACATCTCACAG AATGACATCCCCATGCACCGGCAGAAGATAGTAGCATATATCCTAACACATAAATTCAACTGCCAGACCATCAACAGTGTAAGCAAGTTCATTGAGGCTAATAGGGATTAA